In one window of Desulfonatronospira thiodismutans ASO3-1 DNA:
- a CDS encoding tyrosine-type recombinase/integrase, translating into MEQCMSVKLLKQNYVNKLKCSKGKEKLKVHDQKCRGLILEVRPTGVKTYFIRYKTLRGRYKQIKLGRATDLSVNQARKLGHKILGDVAMGKDPQQEKKVLQSVPTFEEFVWHEYLPYIKSYKKSWKTDVILLRNHLIPKFGGMHMDQIKRDHIISLHQQCLLADYKPATANRLVVLLRYIFNLALKWDTAGVRTNPTKEVTLAEENNQRDRYLDKNELDRLCKALKESENPLLEPIILMLLLTGARKSEVLKAKWHNFDFERRTWQIPGTDTKTGKTRTIPLSDSALEVLDKIKYVDGCPYVFPNPDTQKPFTAIFRSWDTARKKAGLGEVRIHDLRHSFSSFLINSGRSIYEVSELLGHTQIKTTMRYAHLANQTLLDAVNSVPLNNVA; encoded by the coding sequence ATGGAGCAATGTATGTCAGTTAAACTTTTGAAACAAAATTATGTTAACAAGCTAAAGTGTTCTAAAGGAAAAGAAAAGTTGAAGGTACATGACCAAAAGTGCAGAGGATTGATACTGGAGGTTAGACCTACAGGGGTCAAAACATACTTTATTAGGTATAAAACGCTACGTGGACGCTATAAGCAAATAAAGCTCGGTAGAGCTACCGATCTGTCTGTGAATCAGGCCAGAAAGCTGGGACACAAGATACTTGGAGACGTGGCAATGGGGAAAGACCCGCAGCAAGAGAAGAAAGTGCTACAAAGCGTGCCCACGTTTGAAGAGTTTGTGTGGCATGAATATTTGCCTTATATAAAATCATACAAAAAGTCCTGGAAAACAGATGTTATCTTGCTGCGCAATCATCTGATACCCAAATTTGGAGGCATGCACATGGACCAGATAAAAAGAGACCATATAATCAGCCTGCATCAGCAATGTCTGCTTGCGGATTACAAACCTGCAACCGCCAACAGGCTGGTCGTTTTGTTACGCTACATTTTCAACCTGGCTCTGAAATGGGATACAGCAGGTGTTCGGACAAATCCAACCAAAGAAGTCACGTTAGCCGAAGAGAATAATCAGCGAGACAGATACCTGGATAAAAATGAACTGGACAGGCTCTGCAAGGCTTTGAAGGAAAGTGAGAACCCCTTATTAGAACCAATTATTTTAATGCTGCTACTGACCGGAGCCAGGAAAAGCGAAGTGCTCAAGGCAAAATGGCATAACTTCGATTTTGAAAGACGGACATGGCAAATTCCAGGAACAGACACCAAAACCGGAAAAACTCGAACAATACCTTTGTCTGATAGCGCTTTGGAGGTGCTGGATAAAATAAAATATGTAGATGGCTGTCCTTATGTTTTTCCAAACCCGGACACCCAAAAGCCATTTACTGCCATTTTCAGGTCCTGGGATACAGCCAGGAAAAAAGCCGGACTTGGAGAAGTACGGATACATGATCTCAGGCACAGTTTTTCAAGCTTTCTGATCAACTCTGGCCGCAGCATTTACGAAGTAAGCGAGCTTTTGGGCCATACCCAGATTAAAACGACCATGCGCTATGCACATCTGGCCAACCAGACACTCTTGGATGCTGTAAACAGTGTCCCATTAAACAATGTAGCATAG